A window of the Cannabis sativa cultivar Pink pepper isolate KNU-18-1 chromosome X, ASM2916894v1, whole genome shotgun sequence genome harbors these coding sequences:
- the LOC133032348 gene encoding serine/threonine-protein kinase PEPKR2-like, which translates to MEEQKEEGKPVVIVEGDDFHRELKPENVLLDPIGNLKLADFGSAEWLNEDGLVEWVVGTPYYVAPEVLSGREYNEIFQSVLRGNLRFSTRIFWLGSPSAKDLLRKMICKDSSRRLTIEQVTASRRQTNRVHRERRADPEVLDLNHPTSRDQSARFPNQSAQIDEDPERRNPRSRPPRDNDAESASSSSHGRTSSRYTRSGSVQTQQGGRYRVHRGDLRDHLNAVFRARSRDPHNT; encoded by the exons atggaagaaCAGAAAGAAGAGGGAAAACCGGTTGTGATCGTGGAGGGAGACGA TTTTCACAGAGAACTTAAGCCGGAGAACGTTCTGCTCGACCCCATAGGGAACCTCAAGCTTGCTGATTTCGGCTCTGCTGAGTGGCTTAACGAGGATGGCTTGGTCGAATGGGTGGTGGGTACGCCGTATTATGTGGCGCCGGAGGTTCTTTCGGGCAGAGAGTACAACGAGATTTTCCAGTCTGTTTTGAGGGGAAACTTGAGGTTTTCGACGAGGATTTTCTGGTTGGGTTCTCCATCGGCTAAGGATCTGTTGAGAAAGATGATCTGTAAGGATTCTTCCAGAAGATTAACTATTGAACAG gtaacagcCTCCAGACGTCAAACTAATCGTGTACACAGGGAACGAAGAGCTGACCCTGAAGTTctggacttgaatcacccgacGTCAAGAGATCAATCTGCAAGGTTTcctaaccagagcgcacaaatcGACGAGGATCCTGAGCGCCGCAACCCTCGCAGTCGTCCACCTCGAGATAACGACGCAGAATCGGCCTCTTCATCCTCGCATGGCCGCACTTCGAGCAGGTATACGAGGTCTGGCTCTGTACAGACACAGCAAGGAGGACGTTATcgtgtacaccgaggtgatctgcgtgatcacctcAACGCAGTTTTTAGGGCACGCTCCCGCGACCCACATAACACTTAG